One Telluria mixta DNA window includes the following coding sequences:
- a CDS encoding glycoside hydrolase family 13 protein, protein MRIPTRLAALLIGSLFLTGAVAAPAAIDHMDPPFWWTGMQDRHLQLMVHGPAIADLEPAIAYPGVRIAAVTRVANRNYLFIDLDIAPDTPPGDVAIDFRGAHPTRYSYRLLARSAGSAERKGFGKADAIYQLMPDRFANGDPKNDSVPALADKLDRKLGHGRHGGDIQGIIDHLDYIAGMGFTQLWPTPLVENDMPAASYHGYAATDHYRIDPRYGSNDDYVRLSTEAKKHGVGIIQDVVLSHIGLNHWWMKDLPTPDWINHNDGKFVATMHHRTAVQDPYASKEDASNFTTGWFSPGMPDMNQTNPFVANYLIQNSIWWIEYAGLSGLRIDTFGYSDGAFLAQYTQRVLAEYPHLNMVGEEWSKLPPVVAHWQRAPTSMPSMMDFPLTEAMRTALSDKNNPNVFNDVYETLSLDAQYPDASNLVLFEGNHDMARLYSVVGEDVDRWKMDLAFIMTMPRIPHFYVGDELLMTSTVGTRDDSSYRRDFPGGWAGDKVNAFTGTGLTPRQREAQDFVKKLVNWRKGAAVVHDGKLMQYGPENNTWVYFRYDGRHKVMVAFNANAKEAVLPSARFHEMLSGVAAGTDVLTGKRFDLGKEIRLPAKSVVILEL, encoded by the coding sequence ATGCGCATCCCTACCCGCCTCGCCGCCCTGCTGATCGGCAGCCTCTTCCTGACGGGCGCAGTCGCAGCACCCGCCGCCATCGACCACATGGACCCGCCGTTCTGGTGGACGGGCATGCAGGACCGTCACTTGCAACTGATGGTGCACGGCCCCGCCATCGCCGACCTGGAACCGGCCATCGCCTACCCCGGCGTGCGCATCGCAGCCGTTACCCGCGTCGCCAACCGCAACTACCTGTTCATCGACCTCGACATCGCGCCAGACACTCCACCCGGCGACGTCGCCATCGACTTCCGCGGCGCGCATCCCACCCGTTATTCCTACCGCCTGCTCGCGCGCAGCGCCGGCTCGGCCGAACGTAAAGGTTTCGGGAAGGCCGACGCCATCTACCAGTTGATGCCGGACCGCTTCGCCAACGGCGATCCAAAGAACGACAGCGTGCCCGCCCTCGCCGATAAACTCGACCGCAAGCTCGGCCACGGCCGCCACGGCGGCGACATCCAGGGCATCATCGACCACCTCGACTACATCGCGGGCATGGGCTTCACGCAGCTGTGGCCCACGCCGCTCGTCGAGAACGACATGCCGGCCGCGTCCTACCACGGCTACGCCGCCACGGACCACTACCGGATCGACCCGCGCTACGGCAGCAACGACGACTACGTGCGGCTGTCGACCGAAGCGAAGAAGCATGGCGTCGGCATCATCCAGGACGTCGTGCTGTCGCACATCGGCCTGAATCACTGGTGGATGAAGGACTTGCCGACGCCGGACTGGATCAACCACAACGACGGCAAGTTCGTGGCGACGATGCACCACCGGACGGCCGTGCAGGATCCGTACGCGTCGAAGGAAGACGCGAGCAACTTCACGACGGGCTGGTTCAGCCCTGGCATGCCCGACATGAACCAGACGAACCCCTTCGTCGCCAACTACCTCATCCAGAACAGCATCTGGTGGATCGAGTACGCGGGCCTGTCCGGCCTGCGCATCGACACGTTCGGCTATTCGGACGGCGCCTTCCTCGCGCAGTACACGCAGCGCGTGCTGGCCGAGTATCCGCACCTGAACATGGTGGGCGAGGAATGGAGCAAGCTGCCGCCCGTCGTCGCGCACTGGCAGCGCGCCCCGACCTCGATGCCCAGCATGATGGACTTCCCGCTGACGGAAGCGATGCGCACGGCGCTGTCCGACAAAAACAATCCCAACGTCTTCAACGACGTGTACGAGACGCTGTCGCTCGACGCCCAATATCCCGACGCTTCCAACCTCGTGCTGTTCGAAGGGAACCACGACATGGCGCGTTTGTACAGCGTCGTCGGCGAGGATGTCGACCGCTGGAAGATGGACCTCGCGTTCATCATGACGATGCCCCGCATCCCGCACTTCTACGTGGGCGACGAGCTCCTGATGACGAGCACCGTCGGCACCCGCGACGACAGCAGCTACCGCCGCGACTTCCCGGGCGGCTGGGCCGGCGACAAGGTCAATGCCTTCACGGGCACGGGCCTCACGCCGCGCCAGCGCGAGGCGCAGGACTTCGTGAAAAAACTCGTCAACTGGCGCAAGGGCGCGGCCGTCGTACACGACGGGAAGCTGATGCAGTACGGGCCCGAGAACAATACGTGGGTCTACTTCCGCTACGATGGCCGGCACAAGGTCATGGTCGCGTTCAATGCGAACGCGAAGGAAGCCGTGCTGCCGTCCGCGCGCTTCCATGAGATGCTGTCGGGCGTTGCGGCCGGGACCGACGTTTTGACCGGCAAGCGCTTCGACCTGGGCAAGGAGATCCGCCTGCCTGCGAAGTCAGTTGTCATCCTCGAACTCTGA
- a CDS encoding GNAT family N-acetyltransferase, with amino-acid sequence MAVDILATPRLRLRTADRDDADFYLALVNDPGFLEHIGDRGIRTREDAVQALLEGPIAMQDVRGHSLYVVELKDSGAPIGMCGLIKRETLDGVDIGYAYLAPYCGRGYAYEAGMAVLALAPALGLRRVLAITSPNNLASNGLLRKMGLRFERFVHLVPGDAGSNLYSLDIE; translated from the coding sequence ATGGCGGTGGATATCCTCGCGACCCCGCGCCTGCGCCTGCGCACCGCCGACCGCGACGACGCCGACTTTTATCTCGCCCTCGTCAACGATCCGGGCTTCCTGGAGCACATCGGCGACCGCGGCATCCGCACGCGCGAGGACGCCGTGCAGGCCCTGCTCGAGGGCCCGATCGCGATGCAGGACGTGCGCGGCCACTCGCTCTACGTCGTCGAACTGAAGGACAGCGGCGCGCCCATCGGCATGTGCGGCCTGATCAAGCGCGAGACGCTGGACGGCGTCGACATCGGCTACGCCTACCTGGCGCCTTACTGCGGCCGCGGCTATGCGTACGAGGCCGGCATGGCCGTCCTGGCCCTCGCGCCCGCGCTGGGCCTCAGGCGCGTGCTGGCCATCACGTCGCCCAACAATCTCGCGTCGAACGGCCTGCTGCGCAAGATGGGCTTGCGCTTCGAACGGTTCGTCCATCTCGTGCCGGGCGATGCCGGTAGCAATTTGTACAGTCTCGATATCGAATAG
- a CDS encoding methyl-accepting chemotaxis protein, with protein sequence MKLDNLKISVRLALLGGFFLLVITLISLYDWRAMEASNARATETMARIEALARAADVARGAQVEFKTQVQEWKNILIRGGDPAEFTKYRDGFEKSAATTLAELDKLKTALAAQGVATDKVDAAQAALRELDGRYHTALKTYDGANPESYKLVDQQVKGMDRAPTKAIDDIVADIHAYEKATVDAIRKEKEANEQAEARLTIVSFAAVLLVAVAVTTWLARSITRPIDAAVTIARTVAAGDLTHPIVVDRKDEIGLLLDALRHMQDSLSGIVAHVRSGTDSIAVATGEIVQGNQDLAARTEEQASSIQETAASMDQLTSMVRSSLDSADRARRMADEASGVATRGGEAMAQVVDTMGEIDASSKKIVDIIGVIDGIAFQTNILALNAAVEAARAGEQGRGFAVVASEVRTLAQRSAGAAKEIKALIGDSVDKVQAGTRLVGEAGSTMRDVVDSVQRVTGIIAEITATATHQSNGISQVNTAMGQMDGAVQQNSALVEEAAAAADALQQQAQALAEAVGVFRLADDGGRAAAPAPTSRAPLRKALQAPVTS encoded by the coding sequence ATGAAACTCGACAATCTCAAGATCTCAGTCCGCTTGGCCCTGCTGGGTGGTTTTTTTCTGCTCGTCATCACGCTCATCAGCCTGTACGACTGGCGTGCCATGGAGGCCAGCAATGCGCGCGCCACCGAGACCATGGCCCGCATCGAAGCGCTGGCCCGGGCGGCGGACGTGGCGCGCGGTGCCCAGGTCGAATTCAAGACCCAGGTGCAGGAGTGGAAAAATATCCTGATCCGGGGTGGCGATCCTGCCGAGTTCACGAAATACCGGGACGGTTTCGAAAAGAGCGCGGCGACGACCCTGGCTGAACTCGACAAGCTGAAGACGGCGCTGGCCGCCCAAGGTGTCGCGACGGACAAGGTGGATGCAGCCCAGGCGGCGTTGCGCGAGCTGGACGGCCGCTATCACACCGCACTGAAGACGTACGACGGCGCAAACCCGGAGAGCTACAAACTGGTCGACCAGCAGGTCAAGGGCATGGACCGCGCGCCGACGAAGGCGATCGACGACATCGTCGCCGACATCCATGCTTACGAGAAGGCGACCGTGGACGCCATCCGCAAGGAGAAGGAAGCCAACGAGCAGGCCGAGGCCCGCCTCACCATTGTCTCCTTCGCCGCGGTGCTGCTCGTGGCGGTCGCCGTCACGACCTGGCTGGCGCGCAGCATCACGCGCCCGATCGACGCCGCGGTGACCATCGCGCGCACCGTCGCCGCGGGTGATCTCACGCATCCCATCGTCGTCGACCGCAAGGATGAAATCGGCCTGTTGCTGGACGCGCTGCGGCACATGCAGGACAGCCTGTCCGGCATCGTCGCGCATGTGCGCAGCGGCACCGACAGCATCGCCGTCGCGACGGGCGAGATCGTGCAGGGCAACCAGGACCTGGCGGCGCGCACGGAGGAACAGGCCAGCTCGATCCAGGAGACGGCGGCGTCGATGGACCAGCTGACGTCGATGGTGCGCAGCAGCCTGGACAGCGCCGACCGCGCACGCCGTATGGCGGACGAGGCATCCGGCGTCGCCACCCGCGGCGGCGAGGCCATGGCGCAGGTGGTCGACACGATGGGCGAAATCGACGCGTCGTCGAAGAAAATCGTCGACATCATCGGCGTCATCGACGGCATCGCGTTCCAGACCAACATCCTCGCGCTCAACGCGGCCGTCGAAGCGGCGCGCGCCGGCGAGCAGGGCCGCGGCTTCGCCGTCGTGGCATCGGAGGTGCGCACCCTGGCACAGCGCTCGGCCGGCGCGGCGAAAGAGATCAAGGCACTGATCGGCGATTCGGTGGACAAGGTGCAGGCGGGGACGCGCCTCGTGGGCGAAGCGGGCAGCACGATGCGCGACGTGGTGGACAGCGTGCAGCGCGTGACCGGCATCATCGCGGAGATCACGGCCACCGCCACGCACCAGAGCAACGGCATCTCGCAGGTCAACACCGCGATGGGCCAGATGGACGGCGCCGTGCAGCAGAATTCCGCGCTGGTGGAAGAAGCGGCGGCCGCCGCCGACGCCCTGCAGCAGCAGGCGCAGGCGCTGGCGGAGGCAGTCGGCGTGTTCCGCCTGGCGGACGATGGGGGCCGAGCGGCTGCCCCGGCCCCGACCTCGCGCGCGCCCCTGCGCAAGGCCTTGCAGGCACCGGTAACGTCTTAA
- a CDS encoding GNAT family N-acetyltransferase has protein sequence MWTIFQAHAAEGETYAQDAGTSREDTYDYWFAPEASTYVAVRGEERILGMYKLQPNHVGRGAHVANASYMVSPNAQGVGVGHLLGEHSIGEARRKGYLAMQFNFVVSTNNPAIHLWKRLGFSIVGTLPKSYRHRRLGYVDAYVMYKLLEDPARWPLPDED, from the coding sequence ATGTGGACCATTTTCCAGGCGCACGCGGCCGAGGGCGAAACCTATGCCCAGGACGCCGGCACGAGCCGCGAAGATACCTACGATTACTGGTTCGCACCCGAGGCGTCAACCTATGTCGCGGTGCGCGGCGAGGAGCGGATCCTCGGGATGTACAAGCTACAGCCGAACCACGTGGGACGCGGCGCGCACGTCGCCAATGCGTCGTACATGGTCAGTCCGAACGCGCAGGGCGTCGGCGTGGGGCATCTGCTTGGCGAGCACAGCATCGGCGAGGCCCGCCGCAAGGGCTACCTGGCCATGCAGTTCAACTTCGTCGTCAGCACGAACAATCCCGCGATCCACCTGTGGAAGCGGCTCGGCTTTTCCATCGTCGGCACCCTGCCTAAGTCGTACCGCCATCGCCGGCTCGGCTACGTCGATGCGTACGTGATGTACAAACTGCTGGAAGACCCCGCGCGCTGGCCGCTGCCGGACGAAGACTGA
- a CDS encoding MGH1-like glycoside hydrolase domain-containing protein has product MKTALLAAALFAQSLAAVAAEAPPLRYDIYVRGAFNGWGTDNVLVHQGKGIYQADILVSPGNHAFKIGSKDWAAEWVANPAASVTVKPGDAYPLVTEAGPEDYLFTKKTATFRFRVDVSDPKRPVLTVAQVDTPTAAAAADPHAGAGATATLTFPTWDGKEESARFSVRDPQAPLRSYAHSTTMQLRDPGPQATTYEEDAALPVVRSGNLAFDALFALAGHEMKLDSVKEIRDGNYNGGAAIPCDCFETGEKWHYVWTRDLSYAADLGLAMLDPQRVRNSLLFKLSGWRAGLTKAPQVAGTPDGLQVVQDTGSGGSWPVSTDRITWAFAAEEVLKTLPADERAAFATQALHALANTIENDRIAAFDRTTGLYTGEESFLDWRDQTYAKWITDDLAAMASSKALSTNVGHYKALTLAAQLAREQGDKARGKRYETWARELKRAINARLWLDDAGMYSSLTAPHFDGAPLHKFDWLGQSLAVVTGVADGARAQKILASYPHGPMGAPVIWPQQQDLPVYHNRAMWPFVTGYGLRAAITGRNVAVADAAYDTLMRGAALNLSNMENLEWLSGQPVLLDEAHPNLIGPVINSKRQLWSVGAYLGMVIRDVFGVSTTRDGIEVKPFVTAKLRGGVFAGGDSIALYNLRLQGRAVNVKLRLPPVPAAGSSGYYAVERILVDGKPAGSSIPWSALDAHSDIEVQLGKLVEGSTAIRRVNADPYAETPAVFGPREPRIEGVARAGGTTTVTIAPADRQAGITYNVYRDGKLVAANVPAGAWTDKDKSGAACYAVEAQYTASGNRSHHSVPRCGGASVAIAATDPRVQAGVAIAPANARFAEPHLANWGQPADRFAVRDVRVTQAGDYAVQVRYHNGANQINLGISGGVKWLALKDESGKIVAQGVVQLPHARIEKANTPTVYSTPLAARLKANVAYRIEMSDFYNMSYLDSNRSFSAAGGVDGPSNRFDIYGVRLLRTNGIK; this is encoded by the coding sequence ATGAAAACAGCCCTCCTCGCCGCCGCCCTGTTCGCCCAATCCCTCGCCGCCGTCGCGGCGGAGGCCCCGCCGCTGCGCTACGACATCTACGTGCGCGGCGCCTTCAACGGCTGGGGCACCGACAATGTCCTCGTCCATCAGGGCAAGGGAATCTACCAGGCCGACATCCTCGTCAGCCCCGGCAACCACGCCTTTAAAATCGGCAGCAAGGACTGGGCCGCGGAGTGGGTCGCGAATCCGGCCGCCAGCGTCACCGTGAAACCGGGCGACGCCTATCCGCTCGTGACGGAAGCGGGACCGGAAGACTATCTGTTCACGAAGAAGACGGCCACGTTCCGCTTCCGCGTCGACGTGTCCGATCCCAAGCGTCCCGTGTTGACGGTCGCGCAGGTCGACACGCCCACGGCCGCCGCGGCCGCCGACCCGCACGCGGGCGCCGGTGCGACGGCCACCCTCACCTTCCCCACGTGGGACGGCAAGGAAGAATCCGCGCGCTTTTCCGTACGCGACCCGCAGGCGCCGCTGCGCAGCTACGCGCATTCGACGACGATGCAGTTGCGCGACCCCGGCCCGCAGGCGACGACGTACGAGGAAGACGCCGCGCTGCCCGTGGTTCGCAGCGGCAACCTCGCGTTCGATGCGCTGTTCGCGCTGGCCGGCCACGAGATGAAGCTGGATTCGGTAAAAGAGATCCGCGACGGGAACTACAACGGCGGCGCCGCGATCCCGTGCGACTGCTTCGAGACGGGAGAAAAGTGGCATTACGTGTGGACACGCGACCTGTCGTATGCGGCGGACCTGGGCCTCGCGATGCTCGACCCGCAGCGCGTGCGCAATTCTCTGCTTTTTAAACTGTCCGGCTGGCGCGCGGGCTTGACGAAGGCGCCGCAGGTCGCGGGCACGCCCGACGGCCTGCAGGTCGTGCAGGACACGGGCAGCGGCGGCAGCTGGCCTGTCAGCACGGACCGCATCACGTGGGCCTTCGCGGCCGAGGAAGTGCTCAAGACGCTGCCGGCCGACGAGCGCGCGGCATTCGCGACGCAGGCCTTGCACGCGCTGGCGAACACGATCGAGAACGACCGCATCGCCGCCTTCGACAGGACGACGGGCCTGTACACGGGCGAGGAATCGTTCCTCGACTGGCGCGACCAGACGTACGCGAAGTGGATCACCGACGACCTGGCGGCGATGGCCAGCAGCAAGGCGTTGTCGACCAACGTCGGCCACTACAAGGCCCTCACGCTCGCCGCGCAACTGGCGCGCGAACAGGGAGATAAAGCACGCGGCAAACGCTACGAGACCTGGGCGCGTGAACTGAAACGCGCCATCAATGCGCGCCTGTGGCTGGACGACGCCGGCATGTACAGCAGCCTCACGGCCCCACACTTCGACGGCGCCCCGCTGCACAAGTTCGACTGGCTGGGGCAGTCGCTCGCCGTCGTCACGGGCGTCGCGGACGGCGCGCGGGCGCAGAAGATCCTCGCCAGCTATCCGCACGGCCCGATGGGCGCACCCGTCATCTGGCCGCAGCAGCAGGACCTGCCCGTCTACCACAACCGCGCGATGTGGCCGTTCGTCACGGGATACGGCCTGCGCGCCGCCATCACGGGACGCAACGTCGCCGTCGCGGATGCCGCGTACGACACGCTGATGCGCGGGGCGGCGCTGAACCTGTCGAACATGGAAAACCTCGAGTGGCTCTCGGGCCAGCCGGTGCTGCTGGACGAGGCGCATCCGAACCTGATCGGCCCCGTCATCAATTCGAAACGCCAGCTGTGGTCCGTGGGCGCCTATCTCGGCATGGTGATCCGCGACGTGTTCGGCGTCTCGACCACGCGCGACGGCATCGAGGTGAAACCCTTCGTGACGGCGAAGCTGCGCGGCGGCGTGTTCGCGGGCGGCGACAGCATCGCGCTGTACAACCTGCGCCTGCAGGGCCGCGCCGTCAATGTGAAACTGCGGCTGCCGCCCGTGCCGGCGGCAGGCAGCAGCGGCTATTACGCCGTCGAGCGCATCCTCGTCGACGGCAAGCCGGCTGGCAGCAGCATCCCCTGGAGCGCGCTGGATGCGCACAGCGACATCGAGGTCCAGCTGGGCAAGCTGGTCGAAGGCAGCACCGCCATCCGGCGCGTGAACGCCGATCCGTATGCGGAAACGCCGGCCGTGTTCGGACCGCGCGAACCGCGCATCGAGGGCGTCGCGCGCGCGGGCGGGACCACGACGGTGACGATCGCGCCGGCCGACCGGCAGGCCGGCATCACGTACAACGTCTACCGCGACGGCAAGCTGGTCGCAGCGAACGTGCCGGCCGGCGCGTGGACCGACAAAGATAAAAGCGGCGCGGCGTGCTATGCCGTCGAAGCGCAATACACGGCGTCCGGCAACCGCAGCCACCACAGCGTGCCGCGTTGCGGAGGCGCCAGCGTGGCGATCGCCGCGACGGACCCGCGCGTGCAGGCCGGCGTGGCCATCGCGCCGGCCAACGCGCGCTTCGCCGAACCGCATCTCGCGAACTGGGGCCAGCCGGCCGACCGCTTTGCCGTGCGCGACGTGCGCGTGACGCAAGCCGGCGACTACGCCGTGCAGGTCCGCTATCACAACGGCGCCAACCAGATCAACCTGGGCATCAGCGGTGGCGTAAAATGGCTGGCGCTCAAGGATGAGTCGGGCAAGATCGTCGCGCAAGGCGTCGTGCAACTGCCGCACGCGCGCATCGAGAAGGCGAACACCCCGACCGTGTATTCGACCCCGCTGGCGGCGCGCCTGAAGGCGAACGTGGCGTACCGGATCGAGATGAGCGACTTCTACAACATGAGTTACCTGGACAGTAACCGCAGCTTCAGTGCGGCCGGCGGCGTCGACGGCCCGTCGAACCGCTTCGATATCTACGGCGTACGGCTGCTGCGCACCAACGGAATCAAATGA
- a CDS encoding alpha/beta hydrolase, with translation MKRLAIAAAATMLLAQAHATTVRIHYAAGKETIQIRADKGAAGWSQGVPAKPEGGPLNLWTFTWPDALGDIQMKPTLGADKVSIGGVYKLAAGSTVDIYPFFGHPFGKVTIVKDFASPQLDNKRALRIYLPPSYGENAAKRYPVLYMHDGQNLFDAKTASYGVEWAVDETINRLVATGVMDEVIVVGIDNTPERIPEYTPCCDPKYGGGKLNAYDSFIVETVKPYVDRTYRTLPGKETTAIMGSSLGGIASVLIAQRHPDIFSKAGGVSSSFWWNNGTLLAKVPDRVPVKFYLDAGTRDDGLDDTTKMRDAMLAKGYRDSEDLMFYKAEGGRHNEASWAARVDKPLTWFFPWGSTRQ, from the coding sequence ATGAAACGACTCGCAATCGCGGCCGCCGCGACCATGCTGCTGGCACAGGCCCACGCCACCACCGTGCGCATCCACTACGCCGCCGGCAAGGAGACGATCCAGATCCGCGCCGACAAGGGCGCCGCCGGCTGGTCGCAGGGCGTGCCCGCGAAACCGGAAGGCGGTCCGCTGAACCTGTGGACGTTCACGTGGCCGGACGCGCTGGGCGACATCCAGATGAAGCCCACGCTGGGCGCGGACAAGGTATCGATCGGCGGCGTGTATAAACTCGCGGCCGGCAGCACGGTCGACATCTACCCGTTCTTCGGCCACCCGTTCGGCAAGGTGACGATCGTGAAGGATTTCGCGTCGCCGCAACTGGACAACAAGCGCGCGCTGCGCATCTATCTGCCGCCCAGCTACGGCGAGAACGCGGCGAAGCGCTACCCCGTGCTGTACATGCACGACGGCCAGAACCTGTTCGACGCGAAGACCGCATCGTACGGCGTCGAATGGGCCGTCGACGAGACGATCAACCGTCTCGTCGCGACGGGCGTGATGGACGAGGTGATCGTCGTCGGCATCGACAACACGCCGGAGCGCATCCCCGAATACACGCCCTGCTGCGATCCGAAGTACGGCGGCGGCAAGCTGAATGCGTACGACTCTTTCATCGTGGAGACGGTGAAGCCGTACGTCGACCGCACGTACCGCACCTTGCCCGGCAAGGAGACAACGGCGATCATGGGCTCCTCGCTGGGCGGCATCGCCTCGGTGCTGATCGCGCAGCGCCATCCGGACATCTTCTCGAAGGCGGGCGGCGTCTCCAGCTCGTTCTGGTGGAACAACGGGACACTGCTGGCGAAGGTGCCGGACCGCGTGCCGGTGAAGTTCTACCTCGACGCCGGCACGCGCGACGACGGCCTGGACGACACGACGAAGATGCGCGACGCCATGCTGGCCAAGGGTTACCGCGACAGCGAAGACCTGATGTTCTACAAGGCCGAGGGCGGGCGCCACAACGAGGCGTCATGGGCCGCGCGCGTGGACAAGCCGCTCACGTGGTTCTTCCCGTGGGGCTCGACCCGCCAGTGA